A single genomic interval of Pangasianodon hypophthalmus isolate fPanHyp1 chromosome 8, fPanHyp1.pri, whole genome shotgun sequence harbors:
- the abl2 gene encoding tyrosine-protein kinase ABL2 isoform X1 has product MGQQVGRVGEGASAALQSPPHGHSQQPQPHQSKASRGSSSGRRPREATNTGTPACRLAVTANASDPGINIFTQHSEALHRPFGLDSSALTEAVRWSSKENLLGAAESDPNLFVALYDFVASGDNTLSITKGEKLRVLGYNQNGEWSEVRSKNGQGWVPSNYITPVNSLEKHSWYHGPVSRSAAEYLLSSLINGSFLVRESESSPGQLSISLRYEGRVYHYRINTASDGKVYVTSESRFSTLAELVHHHSTVADGLVTTLHYPAPKCNKPTVYGVSPIHDKWEMERTDITMKHKLGGGQYGEVYVGVWKKYNLTVAVKTLKEDTMEVEEFLKEAAVMKEVKHPNLVQLLGVCTLEPPFYIVTEYMPHGNLLDYLRECDREEVNAVVLLYMATQISSAMEYLEKKNFIHRDLAARNCLVGENHVVKVADFGLSRLMTGDTYTAHAGAKFPIKWTAPESLAYNTFSIKSDVWAFGVLLWEIATYGMSPYPGIDLSQVYDLLEKGYRMEQPEGCPPKVYELMRACWQWSPLDRPSFAEIHQAFETMFHDSSISEEVAEELCKTASCGKGGVVHSFSHDQPLVPSKSRPQKKHSDNKENMEGLESRHEPGSHGPSASLLVGDGRSSSSPALPRKQRDKSSGGLLDDSLDATFTRDRKAGFFSSFMKKKSSTTASTSQPQHNLPMTPSSSFREMETQPHKKYEPTTAFGGPPPPLPQTDGLGFSPSHGESNHVQSRCCGATFGQKLSGSNSSTSNQVGSSSSWAGLAGFFTPRLIKKTLGLRTGKSSGSDEGGGGARPFPRSNSTSSMSAGLPDLERMALTLPRNRSKPPLERTVSTTSQPENGAPRPSDALPRKLDEGTAQIRDRPKAKLLPRAVSVGTGAARAPGVGGEAESDAHTQGRVGQDDRAAWSSPSKTLVGPHNHKVPVLISPTLKSGTADAHLVGVDSQGNRFKLLADSGSDRPRLIKPKCAPPPPPTLRSLQHSYSTDGADEATNMGPEVNGDGVKRSGRGSGGARPCIPPPQAPPAPAASSGNATTSKIANGGTTSASSKLTLRRTRQQVERIPLEKVSKEALLECAECLSLALHSSTEPCSSSQVLDAGHQLLDYCSGYVDCIPQTRNKFAFREALGKLELSLQELRASSTGGGGGLGGSGTSPALDNLHSCIKEISDVVQR; this is encoded by the exons AAGCCCTGCATAGGCCGTTTGGATTGGACTCATCGGCTCTGACTGAGGCGGTGCGTTGGAGCTCAAAGGAGAATCTCCTGGGTGCTGCTGAGAGTGACCCCAACCTGTTTGTCGCACTTTACGACTTTGTGGCCAGTGGTGACAACACGCTGAGCATCACGAAAG gAGAGAAGCTCAGGGTGCTGGGCTACAATCAGAATGGCGAGTGGAGTGAGGTTCGCTCTAAGAACGGTCAAGGCTGGGTTCCCAGTAACTACATCACACCGGTGAACAGTCTGGAGAAGCATAGCTGGTATCATGGACCCGTGTCTCGCAGTGCAGCCGAGTATCTACTCAGTAGCCTCATCAACGGCAGCTTCCTGGTaagggagagtgagagcagcCCGGGCCAGCTCTCTATTTCACTGCGCTACGAGGGCCGAGTCTACCACTACCGCATCAACACTGCCTCTGATGGAAAG GTCTACGTAACCTCTGAGAGCAGGTTCAGCACATTAGCCGAGCTGGTCCATCATCATTCCACTGTAGCAGACGGTTTGGTGACAACGCTGCACTACCCAGCCCCGAAATGCAACAAGCCCACTGTCTACGGGGTCTCGCCCATCCACGACAAGTGGGAGATGGAGCGCACCGATATCACCATGAAGCACAAGCTAGGAGGAGGCCAATATGGCGAGGTCTATGTGGGTGTGTGGAAGAAATACAACCTCACTGTTGCTGTCAAAACACTCAAG GAAGACACTATGGAAGTGGAGGAATTTCTGAAAGAGGCTGCCGTCATGAAAGAGGTGAAACACCCCAATCTAGTGCAGCTGCTTG GTGTGTGCACACTGGAGCCTCCGTTCTACATAGTGACGGAGTACATGCCTCATGGCAATCTGCTGGACTACCTCCGCGAGTGTGACCGTGAGGAGGTGAATGCTGTTGTGCTGCTCTACATGGCTACTCAGATCTCCTCTGCCATGGAATACCTGGAAAAGAAGAACTTTATTCACAG ggacCTGGCTGCACGAAACTGTCTAGTAGGGGAGAACCATGTGGTAAAGGTGGCTGATTTTGGCTTGAGTCGGCTGATGACAGGAGACACATACACAGCTCATGCTGGCGCCAAGTTCCCCATCAAGTGGACCGCACCGGAGAGCCTGGCCTACAACACCTTTTCCATCAAATCAGACGTCTGGG CATTTGGAGTGCTTCTTTGGGAGATTGCGACCTATGGTATGTCTCCATACCCTGGTATTGACCTGTCTCAGGTTTATGACCTGCTGGAGAAGGGCTACCGCATGGAACAGCCAGAAGGCTGTCCTCCGAAAGTCTACGAACTCATGAGAGCAT gttgGCAGTGGAGCCCACTGGACAGGCCCTCATTTGCAGAGATCCATCAGgcctttgagacaatgttccaTGACTCCAGCATATCAGAAG AAGTGGCAGAAGAACTGTGTAAGACTGCCTCTTGTGGTAAGGGTGGGGTAGTGCACTCGTTCAGTCACGATCAGCCCCTTGTGCCCTCCAAGTCACGGCCGCAGAAGAAGCATTCAGACAATAAGGAGAACATGGAGGGGCTTGAGAGTCGGCATGAGCCTGGATCTCACGGTCCTTCAG CCTCTCTTCTGGTAGGTGATGGTCGTTCCAGCAGCTCTCCTGCTCTGCCCCGGAAGCAGAGAGACAAATCTTCTGGTGGCCTGCTTGATGACTCATTGGATGCCACCTTTACTCGTGACCGCAAAGCTGGCTTCTTCAGCTCCTTCATGAAGAAGAAATCATCAACAACCGCTTCCACCTCTCAGCCTCAGCACAACCTCCCCATGACCCCCAGCAGCTCCTTTCGTGAGATGGAGACACAGCCTCACAAGAAGTATGAGCCCACAACTGCTTTTGGtggtcctcctcctccactgccTCAGACTGATGGCCTTGGCTTCTCTCCGTCTCATGGAGAAAGTAACCATGTTCAGTCACGGTGCTGCGGAGCCACTTTTGGGCAGAAGCTCTCTGGGTCAAACTCTTCCACCTCTAACCAAGTTGGCAGCAGCAGTAGCTGGGCAGGACTTGCAGGCTTCTTCACACCACGCCTTATCAAAAAGACCCTTGGGTTGCGAACTGGGAAGTCTTCTGGGAGTGATGAAGGGGGTGGGGGAGCCAGGCCCTTTCCTCGTTCAAATTCAACGTCCTCCATGTCAGCTGGGCTGCCAGATTTGGAGCGCATGGCGCTAACATTACCCAGGAACCGTAGCAAGCCACCATTGGAACGCACAGTGTCCACCACTTCACAGCCAGAGAATGGTGCCCCGCGACCCTCAGATGCTCTGCCCAGAAAGCTGGATGAGGGCACAGCGCAGATCCGGGACAGACCCAAAGCTAAACTACTGCCACGTGCGGTATCAGTGGGCACAGGAGCGGCTAGGGCACCAGGGGTTGGGGGCGAGGCCGAGTCTGATGCGCATACTCAGGGTAGAGTGGGGCAGGATGACAGAGCAGCCTGGTCTTCTCCGTCTAAAACGTTAGTTGGCCCACACAATCATAAAGTCCCAGTCCTGATCTCTCCGACGTTGAAGTCTGGCACAGCTGATGCACACCTGGTTGGTGTAGACTCACAGGGCAACCGCTTCAAACTGCTGGCCGACAGTGGCAGTGATAGGCCACGACTGATCAAGCCCAAGTGTGCCCCACCTCCTCCACCCACACTGCGCTCTCTCCAACACAGTTATAGCACAGATGGTGCTGACGAGGCGACTAACATGGGCCCAGAGGTCAATGGAGATGGGGTTAAAAGGTCGGGGAGAGGGTCAGGAGGAGCTCGACCATGCATACCGCCACCACAAGCACCTCCAGCACCTGCTGCTTCTTCTGGTAATGCAACAACAAGCAAGATAGCCAATGGTGGCACTACCTCTGCTTCCTCAAAGCTGACGCTGAGACGGACCCGGCAGCAGGTGGAACGTATACCACTGGAAAAAGTCAGTAAAGAAGCTCTGCTGGAGTGTGCTGAGTGCCTGAGCCTTGCGCTCCACAGCAGTACAGAGCCATGCTCCAGCAGCCAAGTCTTGGATGCTGGTCACCAGTTACTCGACTACTGTTCAGGCTATGTAGACTGCATCCCACAAACGCGTAACAAGTTCGCCTTCCGTGAAGCTTTGGGGAAGCTGGAACTCAGCCTCCAGGAACTGCGGGCTTCTTCTACGGGTGGAGGAGGGGGACTAGGTGGAAGTGGGACAAGTCCCGCTTTGGACAACTTGCACTCTTGCATTAAAGAGATCAGCGATGTGGTGCAAAGGTAG
- the abl2 gene encoding tyrosine-protein kinase ABL2 isoform X4 — translation MWKPRTTNSAGISEIDKFVIEALHRPFGLDSSALTEAVRWSSKENLLGAAESDPNLFVALYDFVASGDNTLSITKGEKLRVLGYNQNGEWSEVRSKNGQGWVPSNYITPVNSLEKHSWYHGPVSRSAAEYLLSSLINGSFLVRESESSPGQLSISLRYEGRVYHYRINTASDGKVYVTSESRFSTLAELVHHHSTVADGLVTTLHYPAPKCNKPTVYGVSPIHDKWEMERTDITMKHKLGGGQYGEVYVGVWKKYNLTVAVKTLKEDTMEVEEFLKEAAVMKEVKHPNLVQLLGVCTLEPPFYIVTEYMPHGNLLDYLRECDREEVNAVVLLYMATQISSAMEYLEKKNFIHRDLAARNCLVGENHVVKVADFGLSRLMTGDTYTAHAGAKFPIKWTAPESLAYNTFSIKSDVWAFGVLLWEIATYGMSPYPGIDLSQVYDLLEKGYRMEQPEGCPPKVYELMRACWQWSPLDRPSFAEIHQAFETMFHDSSISEEVAEELCKTASCGKGGVVHSFSHDQPLVPSKSRPQKKHSDNKENMEGLESRHEPGSHGPSASLLVGDGRSSSSPALPRKQRDKSSGGLLDDSLDATFTRDRKAGFFSSFMKKKSSTTASTSQPQHNLPMTPSSSFREMETQPHKKYEPTTAFGGPPPPLPQTDGLGFSPSHGESNHVQSRCCGATFGQKLSGSNSSTSNQVGSSSSWAGLAGFFTPRLIKKTLGLRTGKSSGSDEGGGGARPFPRSNSTSSMSAGLPDLERMALTLPRNRSKPPLERTVSTTSQPENGAPRPSDALPRKLDEGTAQIRDRPKAKLLPRAVSVGTGAARAPGVGGEAESDAHTQGRVGQDDRAAWSSPSKTLVGPHNHKVPVLISPTLKSGTADAHLVGVDSQGNRFKLLADSGSDRPRLIKPKCAPPPPPTLRSLQHSYSTDGADEATNMGPEVNGDGVKRSGRGSGGARPCIPPPQAPPAPAASSGNATTSKIANGGTTSASSKLTLRRTRQQVERIPLEKVSKEALLECAECLSLALHSSTEPCSSSQVLDAGHQLLDYCSGYVDCIPQTRNKFAFREALGKLELSLQELRASSTGGGGGLGGSGTSPALDNLHSCIKEISDVVQR, via the exons AAGCCCTGCATAGGCCGTTTGGATTGGACTCATCGGCTCTGACTGAGGCGGTGCGTTGGAGCTCAAAGGAGAATCTCCTGGGTGCTGCTGAGAGTGACCCCAACCTGTTTGTCGCACTTTACGACTTTGTGGCCAGTGGTGACAACACGCTGAGCATCACGAAAG gAGAGAAGCTCAGGGTGCTGGGCTACAATCAGAATGGCGAGTGGAGTGAGGTTCGCTCTAAGAACGGTCAAGGCTGGGTTCCCAGTAACTACATCACACCGGTGAACAGTCTGGAGAAGCATAGCTGGTATCATGGACCCGTGTCTCGCAGTGCAGCCGAGTATCTACTCAGTAGCCTCATCAACGGCAGCTTCCTGGTaagggagagtgagagcagcCCGGGCCAGCTCTCTATTTCACTGCGCTACGAGGGCCGAGTCTACCACTACCGCATCAACACTGCCTCTGATGGAAAG GTCTACGTAACCTCTGAGAGCAGGTTCAGCACATTAGCCGAGCTGGTCCATCATCATTCCACTGTAGCAGACGGTTTGGTGACAACGCTGCACTACCCAGCCCCGAAATGCAACAAGCCCACTGTCTACGGGGTCTCGCCCATCCACGACAAGTGGGAGATGGAGCGCACCGATATCACCATGAAGCACAAGCTAGGAGGAGGCCAATATGGCGAGGTCTATGTGGGTGTGTGGAAGAAATACAACCTCACTGTTGCTGTCAAAACACTCAAG GAAGACACTATGGAAGTGGAGGAATTTCTGAAAGAGGCTGCCGTCATGAAAGAGGTGAAACACCCCAATCTAGTGCAGCTGCTTG GTGTGTGCACACTGGAGCCTCCGTTCTACATAGTGACGGAGTACATGCCTCATGGCAATCTGCTGGACTACCTCCGCGAGTGTGACCGTGAGGAGGTGAATGCTGTTGTGCTGCTCTACATGGCTACTCAGATCTCCTCTGCCATGGAATACCTGGAAAAGAAGAACTTTATTCACAG ggacCTGGCTGCACGAAACTGTCTAGTAGGGGAGAACCATGTGGTAAAGGTGGCTGATTTTGGCTTGAGTCGGCTGATGACAGGAGACACATACACAGCTCATGCTGGCGCCAAGTTCCCCATCAAGTGGACCGCACCGGAGAGCCTGGCCTACAACACCTTTTCCATCAAATCAGACGTCTGGG CATTTGGAGTGCTTCTTTGGGAGATTGCGACCTATGGTATGTCTCCATACCCTGGTATTGACCTGTCTCAGGTTTATGACCTGCTGGAGAAGGGCTACCGCATGGAACAGCCAGAAGGCTGTCCTCCGAAAGTCTACGAACTCATGAGAGCAT gttgGCAGTGGAGCCCACTGGACAGGCCCTCATTTGCAGAGATCCATCAGgcctttgagacaatgttccaTGACTCCAGCATATCAGAAG AAGTGGCAGAAGAACTGTGTAAGACTGCCTCTTGTGGTAAGGGTGGGGTAGTGCACTCGTTCAGTCACGATCAGCCCCTTGTGCCCTCCAAGTCACGGCCGCAGAAGAAGCATTCAGACAATAAGGAGAACATGGAGGGGCTTGAGAGTCGGCATGAGCCTGGATCTCACGGTCCTTCAG CCTCTCTTCTGGTAGGTGATGGTCGTTCCAGCAGCTCTCCTGCTCTGCCCCGGAAGCAGAGAGACAAATCTTCTGGTGGCCTGCTTGATGACTCATTGGATGCCACCTTTACTCGTGACCGCAAAGCTGGCTTCTTCAGCTCCTTCATGAAGAAGAAATCATCAACAACCGCTTCCACCTCTCAGCCTCAGCACAACCTCCCCATGACCCCCAGCAGCTCCTTTCGTGAGATGGAGACACAGCCTCACAAGAAGTATGAGCCCACAACTGCTTTTGGtggtcctcctcctccactgccTCAGACTGATGGCCTTGGCTTCTCTCCGTCTCATGGAGAAAGTAACCATGTTCAGTCACGGTGCTGCGGAGCCACTTTTGGGCAGAAGCTCTCTGGGTCAAACTCTTCCACCTCTAACCAAGTTGGCAGCAGCAGTAGCTGGGCAGGACTTGCAGGCTTCTTCACACCACGCCTTATCAAAAAGACCCTTGGGTTGCGAACTGGGAAGTCTTCTGGGAGTGATGAAGGGGGTGGGGGAGCCAGGCCCTTTCCTCGTTCAAATTCAACGTCCTCCATGTCAGCTGGGCTGCCAGATTTGGAGCGCATGGCGCTAACATTACCCAGGAACCGTAGCAAGCCACCATTGGAACGCACAGTGTCCACCACTTCACAGCCAGAGAATGGTGCCCCGCGACCCTCAGATGCTCTGCCCAGAAAGCTGGATGAGGGCACAGCGCAGATCCGGGACAGACCCAAAGCTAAACTACTGCCACGTGCGGTATCAGTGGGCACAGGAGCGGCTAGGGCACCAGGGGTTGGGGGCGAGGCCGAGTCTGATGCGCATACTCAGGGTAGAGTGGGGCAGGATGACAGAGCAGCCTGGTCTTCTCCGTCTAAAACGTTAGTTGGCCCACACAATCATAAAGTCCCAGTCCTGATCTCTCCGACGTTGAAGTCTGGCACAGCTGATGCACACCTGGTTGGTGTAGACTCACAGGGCAACCGCTTCAAACTGCTGGCCGACAGTGGCAGTGATAGGCCACGACTGATCAAGCCCAAGTGTGCCCCACCTCCTCCACCCACACTGCGCTCTCTCCAACACAGTTATAGCACAGATGGTGCTGACGAGGCGACTAACATGGGCCCAGAGGTCAATGGAGATGGGGTTAAAAGGTCGGGGAGAGGGTCAGGAGGAGCTCGACCATGCATACCGCCACCACAAGCACCTCCAGCACCTGCTGCTTCTTCTGGTAATGCAACAACAAGCAAGATAGCCAATGGTGGCACTACCTCTGCTTCCTCAAAGCTGACGCTGAGACGGACCCGGCAGCAGGTGGAACGTATACCACTGGAAAAAGTCAGTAAAGAAGCTCTGCTGGAGTGTGCTGAGTGCCTGAGCCTTGCGCTCCACAGCAGTACAGAGCCATGCTCCAGCAGCCAAGTCTTGGATGCTGGTCACCAGTTACTCGACTACTGTTCAGGCTATGTAGACTGCATCCCACAAACGCGTAACAAGTTCGCCTTCCGTGAAGCTTTGGGGAAGCTGGAACTCAGCCTCCAGGAACTGCGGGCTTCTTCTACGGGTGGAGGAGGGGGACTAGGTGGAAGTGGGACAAGTCCCGCTTTGGACAACTTGCACTCTTGCATTAAAGAGATCAGCGATGTGGTGCAAAGGTAG